One window of the Nicotiana tabacum cultivar K326 chromosome 4, ASM71507v2, whole genome shotgun sequence genome contains the following:
- the LOC107765949 gene encoding uncharacterized protein LOC107765949, with protein sequence MQKLLSRNPSLQLPPPILSLNALSYPIAIGFYKNPLSANPKLSPKTMASSSSSAALHHFTNPFSGGFRNISTDSKSFLPRVNSCRMCRCSLDTTAPVRAWVVLKQSRTSAAWFGTLAASASDKGVPVTSGEEEKDLENGVVEENAVNGSAEEEEKTGVGRLHRRQRGGVGEGGGGEEVLASPDLLTIPGVGPRNLRKLVQKGFMGVDQLKQLYRDKFFGKSKEKMVEFLQSSVGIIHRNHAESITTFIKKSVDEELKEKNLDSDVKSAQKKRLTFCVEGNISVGKTTFLQRIANETLELQDLVEIVPEPIDKWQDIGPDHFNILDAFYAEPQRYAYTFQNYVFVTRVMQERESSGGIRPLRLMERSVFSDRMVFVRAVHEANWMNEMEISIYDSWFDPVVSTLPGLIPDGFIYLRASPDTCHKRMMLRKREEEGGVSLEYLRDLHEKHESWLFPFESGNHGVLSVSQLPLNFDKSVPPEIRDRVFYLEGNHMHPSIQKVPALVLDCEPNIDFNRDVEAKREYARQVADFFEFVKKKKEDTPEAGEELPKGNQAPFLLPQNGGLWVPDGKFSESALKSLDFRRNMSFMSH encoded by the exons ATGCAGAAATTGTTAAGCAGAAACCCATCTTTACAATTACCTCCTCCAATCCTATCCCTTAACGCTCTTTCTTACCCCATAGCCATAGGGTTTTACAAAAACCCACTTTCTGCTAACCCCAAACTCAGCCCTAaaacaatggcttcttcttcttcttcagccgCCCTCCACCATTTCACTAATCCCTTTTCCGGAGGTTTTCGGAATATTTCTACTGATTCTAAGTCGTTTCTTCCTAGGGTTAATAGTTGCCGCATGTGTAGGTGTTCTCTTGATACTACTGCGCCGGTGAGGGCTTGGGTTGTTTTGAAGCAGAGTAGGACTAGTGCCGCCTGGTTCGGCACCCTGGCTGCTTCGGCTTCGGACAAGGGTGTTCCGGTGACTTCTGGTGAAGAGGAGAAGGATTTAGAAAATGGGGTTGTTGAGGAGAATGCTGTTAATGGTTCTGCAGAGGAGGAGGAGAAGACGGGGGTGGGTAGGTTGCATAGGCGGCAGAGGGGTGGTGTTGgggaaggaggaggaggagaagaggtTCTTGCTAGTCCAGATTTACTAACAATACCGGGTGTTGGGCCAAGGAATTTGAGGAAGTTGGTGCAGAAGGGTTTTATGGGTGTTGATCAGCTCAAGCAGCTCTACAGAGATAAG TTCTTTGGAAAATCCAAGGAGAAGATGGTTGAGTTCTTGCAAAGCTCAGTTGGAATCATTCACAGAAACCATGCTGAGAGTATCACCACATTTATCAAAAAGAGCGTGGATGAAGAGTTGAAAGAGAAGAACTTAGATTCTGATGTGAAGTCAGCACAAAAGAAACGACTTACTTTCTGTGTTGAGGGAAACATTAGTGTTGGAAAAACAACCTTTCTGCAGAGAATAGCTAATGAGACACTTGAATTGCAAGATCTTGTTGAAATAGTTCCCGAGCCTATTGACAAGTGGCAGGATATTGGACCAGATCACTTTAACATATTAGATGCATTCTATGCGGAGCCACAAAGATATGCTTACACATTTCAGAACTATGTTTTCGTTACTAGAGTTATGCAGGAGAGAGAATCATCTGGTGGTATCAGGCCCCTCAGGTTGATGGAGAGAAGTGTTTTCAGTGACAGGATG GTCTTTGTAAGAGCTGTTCATGAAGCAAACTGGATGAATGAGATGGAGATCAGCATTTATGACTCATGGTTTGACCCAGTTGTTTCAACGTTGCCTGGACTGATTCCTGATGGCTTTATTTACCTTAGAGCAAGCCCTGATACATGTCACAAGAGAATGATGTTGCGTAAGAGAGAAGAGGAAGGTGGAGTTTCCTTGGAATATCTGCGAGACTTGCATGAAAAGCATGAAAGCTGGCTTTTCCCATTTGAAAGTGGAAATCATGGGgtattgtctgttagtcagctaCCCCTAAACTTCGATAAATCCGTACCCCCAGAAATAAGGGACCGTGTTTTTTATCTGGAGGGCAATCACATGCACCCAAGTATTCAGAAG GTTCCTGCTTTGGTTCTTGACTGCGAGCCTAACATTGACTTTAACAGAGATGTTGAAGCAAAGAGGGA GTATGCTCGCCAAGTTGCTGATTTCTTCGAATtcgtaaagaaaaagaaagaagatacgCCAGAAGCTGGAGAAGAACTACCAAAGGGTAATCAAGCACCGTTTTTGCTGCCTCAAAATGGAGGTTTGTGGGTACCTGATGGCAAGTTCTCAGAGTCGGCACTAAAATCCTTGGATTTCAGACGAAACATGTCATTCATGTCTCACTAG